The proteins below come from a single Parageobacillus toebii NBRC 107807 genomic window:
- the ypjB gene encoding sporulation protein YpjB, translated as MKRIWLFAFITLICLFPSHNYAAENDGGWKKLDQISDQALQLAKNGRFEEAKEVLTYFSDQFFQMNARDRLKTADELRAITITHENALKTVTASSLPEEERIDKVTQFRLVVDAIHSTHQPLWSEMETTVMGSFDQLEKAVEQGKEEAFTASLRQFLNHYELIEPSVKIDVQPEEAKKIDKEIEMLQTPAFQQLSQEDQQKHLKNMRADLQTLFDGVKKDEADPSLIWVIISTGGMIVLTLSYVGWRKYRGEKEKNRTHENE; from the coding sequence ATGAAGCGAATATGGCTATTTGCTTTTATCACGCTCATTTGTTTATTTCCATCGCATAATTACGCCGCCGAAAATGATGGCGGTTGGAAAAAACTAGATCAAATTTCTGATCAAGCGTTACAGTTGGCGAAAAATGGACGTTTCGAAGAAGCAAAGGAAGTATTGACGTATTTTTCCGATCAGTTTTTTCAAATGAACGCCCGGGACCGGCTTAAAACAGCAGATGAACTTCGCGCGATCACGATTACTCACGAAAATGCGCTGAAAACGGTAACAGCATCCTCATTGCCGGAGGAGGAAAGAATTGATAAAGTAACACAGTTTCGCCTTGTCGTTGATGCGATTCATTCGACACATCAACCTCTTTGGTCAGAGATGGAAACAACAGTGATGGGGTCGTTTGATCAGCTTGAGAAAGCGGTAGAACAAGGAAAAGAGGAAGCATTTACCGCCTCTCTGCGTCAATTTTTAAACCATTATGAGCTGATTGAGCCAAGCGTCAAAATTGATGTGCAGCCTGAGGAAGCGAAAAAAATAGATAAAGAGATTGAAATGTTGCAAACACCGGCATTTCAACAATTAAGCCAAGAAGATCAGCAAAAACATTTAAAAAATATGCGCGCAGACTTACAGACGTTATTTGACGGCGTCAAAAAAGATGAAGCCGATCCATCTTTAATATGGGTGATCATTTCTACCGGAGGAATGATTGTATTGACACTATCTTATGTTGGATGGCGGAAATATCGCGGGGAGAAAGAAAAAAACCGCACCCATGAAAATGAATAG
- a CDS encoding DUF1405 domain-containing protein — MKWVFPLLAHRSVLWLLLIVNVIGTIYGYIWYRYQLAETPPIFLPFVPDSPTASLFFVLVLIAFLLGRHFPLLEALAIVTLVKYGVWAVVMNLLVWKVTGTLDVAGWMLIISHGAMAVEGILYAPFYRFRLPHLAFAAVWTLHNDIIDYVFGMMPRYSVLNQYMPPIGYFTFWLSIISIAISYMLCVRKGRLFLSLN; from the coding sequence ATGAAATGGGTTTTTCCGTTGCTTGCCCATCGTTCCGTGTTATGGCTTTTGCTTATAGTCAACGTGATCGGGACGATTTACGGATATATATGGTATCGTTATCAATTAGCGGAGACGCCGCCAATTTTTTTGCCGTTTGTTCCAGATAGCCCAACCGCAAGTTTATTTTTTGTGCTAGTTCTGATTGCGTTTTTGCTCGGCCGTCATTTTCCGCTGCTTGAAGCGTTGGCAATCGTGACATTAGTGAAGTATGGCGTTTGGGCGGTCGTGATGAACTTGTTAGTATGGAAAGTGACGGGAACGCTTGATGTCGCAGGATGGATGTTAATCATTTCTCACGGAGCCATGGCGGTCGAAGGAATATTATATGCTCCGTTTTATCGGTTTCGCTTGCCTCATTTAGCGTTCGCGGCGGTTTGGACGTTACATAATGACATCATCGATTATGTTTTTGGAATGATGCCGCGTTACAGCGTTTTAAATCAATATATGCCGCCAATCGGCTATTTTACGTTTTGGCTTAGTATCATTTCGATCGCGATTAGTTATATGTTATGTGTACGAAAAGGGAGACTTTTTCTTTCATTAAATTAA
- a CDS encoding menaquinol-cytochrome c reductase cytochrome b/c subunit, whose protein sequence is MHRGKGMKFVGDSRVPAVRKPNIPKDYSEYPGKTEAFWPNFLLKEWMVGSVFLIGFLCLTVAHPSPLERIADPTDTAYIPLPDWYFLFLYQLLKYSYASGPYTVIGAIVIPGLAFGALLLAPFLDRGPERRPWKRPVATGMMLLTLASIVYLTWEAVVTHDWKQAAEQGKIRAEVEIDKNAEGYKIAQANTCTSCHGENLSGGAAAPSLIGTGLTPEEIAKISKEGKGGMPAGIFKGTDEELKKLAEFIAGLKEE, encoded by the coding sequence ATGCATCGCGGAAAAGGAATGAAATTTGTCGGCGATTCCCGCGTGCCCGCAGTGAGAAAGCCGAATATTCCAAAAGATTATTCGGAATATCCCGGGAAAACGGAAGCGTTTTGGCCGAACTTCCTATTAAAAGAATGGATGGTTGGCTCCGTCTTTTTGATCGGTTTTTTATGTTTGACGGTCGCACATCCATCTCCATTAGAGCGTATTGCTGATCCGACGGATACGGCATATATTCCGCTTCCGGACTGGTATTTCTTGTTCCTCTATCAATTGCTTAAATATTCGTATGCATCAGGTCCTTATACGGTGATCGGAGCAATTGTGATACCAGGGTTGGCATTTGGTGCGTTATTGTTAGCGCCGTTTTTGGATCGCGGTCCGGAACGTCGCCCATGGAAGCGTCCTGTCGCTACCGGAATGATGCTTTTAACGCTTGCGTCAATAGTATATTTAACTTGGGAAGCCGTTGTTACGCATGACTGGAAACAAGCTGCTGAACAAGGGAAAATCCGCGCAGAAGTGGAAATTGACAAAAACGCAGAAGGATATAAAATTGCCCAAGCTAACACATGTACGTCCTGCCATGGTGAAAATTTATCCGGTGGTGCAGCTGCGCCATCGCTTATTGGCACAGGCTTAACACCGGAAGAAATCGCGAAAATTTCAAAAGAAGGTAAAGGCGGCATGCCTGCAGGCATTTTCAAAGGTACGGACGAAGAGTTGAAAAAACTCGCTGAATTCATTGCAGGATTAAAAGAGGAATAA
- the qcrB gene encoding menaquinol-cytochrome c reductase cytochrome b subunit, which translates to MLNKLYDWVDERLDITPLWRDIADHEVPEHVNPAHHFSAFVYCFGGLTFFVTVIQILSGMFLTMYYVPDIKNAWESVYYLQNEVAFGQIVRGMHHWGASLVIVMMFLHTLRVFFQGAYKKPRELNWIVGVLIFMVMMGLGFTGYLLPWDMKALFATKVGLQIAEATPIIGPAIKTLLAGDPEIVGAQTLTRFFAIHVFFLPAALLGLMAAHFLMIRRQGISGPL; encoded by the coding sequence GTGTTAAATAAGCTTTATGACTGGGTTGACGAGCGTTTAGATATTACGCCTTTGTGGCGAGATATCGCTGACCATGAAGTTCCGGAACATGTTAACCCGGCCCATCACTTTTCCGCATTTGTTTATTGTTTTGGCGGATTAACGTTTTTTGTTACTGTTATCCAAATTTTATCTGGGATGTTTTTAACAATGTATTACGTTCCGGATATTAAAAACGCTTGGGAATCGGTTTATTATTTACAAAATGAAGTGGCGTTCGGACAAATCGTCCGCGGTATGCATCACTGGGGAGCGAGCCTTGTTATTGTCATGATGTTTTTACATACGTTGCGTGTCTTTTTCCAAGGTGCATACAAAAAGCCGCGCGAATTAAACTGGATCGTTGGTGTGCTTATCTTCATGGTCATGATGGGGCTTGGTTTTACCGGCTACTTATTGCCATGGGATATGAAAGCGCTATTTGCGACAAAAGTAGGCTTGCAAATCGCTGAAGCGACGCCGATTATTGGCCCGGCCATTAAAACGTTGCTCGCAGGAGACCCGGAAATTGTTGGTGCGCAAACGCTAACAAGATTCTTTGCGATCCACGTTTTCTTCTTGCCTGCTGCATTGCTCGGCTTAATGGCTGCGCACTTCTTAATGATTCGCAGACAAGGTATTTCTGGTCCACTGTGA
- a CDS encoding ubiquinol-cytochrome c reductase iron-sulfur subunit, giving the protein MSEKNRVTRRQFLNYTLTGVGGFMAAGMLMPMVRFAVDPILKDEAGTDMVAVADVKDITTEPKRFDFKVKIKDAWYESEEPRSAWVYKDEKGEIVALSPICKHLGCTVDWNTDKEHPNEFFCPCHYGRYTKDGTNVPGTPPIAPLDRYEYKVKDGKLYLGKAKPRGEA; this is encoded by the coding sequence ATGAGTGAAAAAAATCGCGTAACAAGACGCCAATTTTTGAACTACACGTTAACTGGTGTAGGCGGCTTTATGGCTGCTGGCATGCTAATGCCGATGGTCCGTTTTGCTGTTGATCCGATTTTAAAGGATGAAGCGGGAACGGACATGGTAGCGGTAGCGGATGTAAAGGACATTACGACCGAACCAAAGCGTTTTGATTTCAAAGTAAAAATAAAAGACGCTTGGTATGAGTCGGAAGAGCCGCGATCCGCATGGGTGTATAAAGACGAAAAAGGAGAAATCGTAGCGCTGTCTCCGATTTGTAAACACCTTGGCTGTACGGTAGACTGGAATACGGACAAGGAACATCCAAATGAATTTTTCTGTCCTTGCCATTACGGGCGTTACACCAAAGACGGTACAAATGTTCCTGGAACGCCGCCAATAGCTCCGCTAGACCGTTACGAGTACAAAGTGAAAGACGGCAAATTATACTTAGGTAAAGCGAAACCACGAGGGGAGGCGTAA
- a CDS encoding YpiF family protein, whose amino-acid sequence MKWTAADVEIYVKEKDYIDTALIPLIPITIADGAKAAASGGEFVQLIVHEAERQLKGRLFLFPPFTYFMSEQREELIRRLGDWTRQLMEHGMKHVFYVTCDRTWKEYENQLSGRLWMVPAIPLQDMDESYKQEVIREQTSQLLNFFISQWS is encoded by the coding sequence ATGAAGTGGACAGCAGCAGATGTGGAGATATATGTGAAAGAAAAAGATTATATTGACACAGCTTTAATTCCGCTTATTCCGATTACGATTGCCGATGGCGCCAAAGCGGCTGCATCCGGAGGAGAGTTTGTGCAGCTAATTGTTCATGAGGCGGAACGTCAACTAAAGGGGAGGTTGTTTTTATTTCCGCCATTTACGTATTTTATGAGCGAACAGCGTGAAGAACTCATTCGGCGGCTTGGGGATTGGACAAGACAGCTGATGGAACATGGGATGAAGCATGTTTTTTATGTGACATGTGACCGCACATGGAAAGAATATGAAAATCAGCTTTCTGGCAGGCTGTGGATGGTGCCGGCGATTCCACTGCAGGATATGGATGAATCATATAAGCAAGAAGTCATTCGCGAACAAACATCTCAGTTGCTGAACTTTTTCATTTCGCAATGGTCATGA
- a CDS encoding ReoY family proteolytic degradation factor — MTHVSVNEKKEFIRWFLNHYQLKRRECVWILNYLMSHDQLMQKVHFVENAQYCPRGIIMSTHCVDDVPFRFYKGNVMTTDAEKSFHDIRLNRDEDIYIQLNFRASFHSPQYVAVLEENPYAPKQVQVNENDRRLAEQFLKKSLYEFQRERLMKLIDDALDRQDEEAFRRLTDQLKQL, encoded by the coding sequence ATGACGCATGTATCCGTGAATGAGAAAAAAGAGTTTATTCGTTGGTTTTTAAATCATTACCAGTTAAAACGCCGGGAATGTGTCTGGATTTTAAACTATCTAATGAGCCATGATCAGCTGATGCAAAAGGTTCATTTTGTGGAAAATGCCCAATATTGTCCGCGCGGCATCATTATGTCAACTCATTGCGTCGATGATGTCCCGTTCCGTTTTTATAAAGGCAATGTCATGACGACAGATGCGGAAAAATCGTTTCATGATATTCGTTTAAATCGGGATGAAGATATTTATATCCAGTTGAATTTCCGTGCTTCTTTCCATTCGCCGCAATATGTCGCAGTATTGGAAGAAAATCCATATGCTCCAAAACAAGTGCAAGTAAATGAAAACGATCGGCGGTTGGCTGAGCAATTTTTAAAAAAATCGCTTTATGAATTTCAACGAGAACGGTTAATGAAACTCATTGACGACGCGCTAGACCGTCAAGATGAAGAGGCATTTCGCCGCCTTACTGATCAGTTGAAACAGTTGTGA
- a CDS encoding tetratricopeptide repeat protein, with protein sequence MKRIEEIVRLVENGEVDKALALVPDIKKNGSDEEKYELADYLYSWGMLEEAKELLEELSLRYPDEGEVRLFLAEVYTELEEEEKALEILEQIDEDDPLFARACLIAADLYQMQGLEEVSERKLQQAYEKMPDEPIIQFALAELYFSMGQYPKSIPFYEKVLKKEKTIAGTHIPERLAEALSLCGEFEQALPYYDEALQEKIDSRTLFGYGFTAFQAEYYRTAIEKLSELKELDPEYVPLYLYLAKAYEQEGQLEKSYEIAKEGIHVDEWNKELLLYAGKVALKLKKPDEAESWLRKAIEIDQGYIEALTTLCALLLHQERYEEVVSCLEEAMKQGEYDPQFEWDLARAKHKLEMYSDALNHYREAYTFFKDNVDFLEEYGYFLIEEGNRERAKEIFQQIVRLDPGHIEAADILLQLEE encoded by the coding sequence ATGAAACGAATCGAGGAAATCGTTCGTCTTGTGGAAAACGGAGAAGTAGACAAAGCATTAGCACTTGTGCCTGACATCAAAAAAAATGGCAGTGATGAAGAAAAATACGAGCTTGCGGATTATTTATATTCATGGGGAATGTTAGAAGAAGCGAAAGAATTGCTTGAGGAGCTATCGCTTCGTTATCCTGATGAAGGAGAAGTGCGGCTATTTTTAGCTGAAGTATACACAGAGCTGGAAGAGGAAGAAAAAGCGCTTGAAATTTTAGAACAAATCGATGAAGATGATCCCCTTTTTGCCCGTGCGTGTCTGATTGCCGCTGACTTGTATCAAATGCAAGGGCTCGAGGAAGTAAGTGAACGAAAGCTCCAACAAGCATATGAAAAAATGCCGGATGAGCCGATTATTCAGTTTGCGTTAGCAGAGCTATATTTTTCGATGGGACAATATCCAAAAAGCATACCGTTTTATGAAAAAGTATTAAAAAAAGAAAAGACGATTGCCGGTACGCACATTCCAGAACGGCTCGCCGAAGCGCTCAGTTTATGCGGGGAATTTGAGCAGGCATTGCCATATTACGACGAAGCGCTGCAAGAAAAAATCGACAGCCGGACATTATTCGGTTATGGATTTACGGCGTTTCAAGCGGAGTATTACCGAACCGCAATCGAAAAGTTAAGCGAGCTAAAAGAGCTTGACCCTGAATATGTGCCGCTTTATCTATATTTAGCCAAAGCATATGAGCAAGAAGGACAGCTTGAGAAAAGCTATGAAATTGCAAAAGAAGGGATTCACGTTGATGAGTGGAATAAAGAATTATTGTTATATGCCGGAAAAGTCGCATTAAAACTAAAAAAACCGGATGAAGCAGAGTCGTGGCTGCGCAAAGCCATCGAGATTGACCAAGGATATATCGAGGCGCTGACTACGTTATGTGCGTTGCTATTGCATCAAGAGCGATATGAAGAAGTCGTTTCCTGCTTGGAAGAAGCGATGAAACAAGGGGAGTATGATCCTCAGTTTGAATGGGATTTAGCGCGTGCGAAACATAAGCTTGAGATGTATTCTGATGCATTAAACCATTACCGGGAGGCATATACTTTCTTTAAGGATAATGTTGATTTTCTTGAAGAATATGGCTATTTTCTGATCGAAGAAGGAAATAGAGAGAGAGCGAAAGAAATATTTCAACAAATCGTACGTCTCGATCCTGGGCACATAGAGGCAGCAGACATATTGCTTCAATTGGAGGAGTAG
- the aroA gene encoding 3-phosphoshikimate 1-carboxyvinyltransferase, translating to MQPLRTNISSLRGTINVPGDKSISHRAVMLGAIANGTTTIANFLQGEDCLSTIDCFRKLGVSIEQNGSDVVVEGKGLKGLKEPSDILNVGNSGTTARLLLGILAGCPFHSCLIGDESIAKRPMGRVTKPLKMMGAHIDGREHGNYTPLSIRGGELQPIHYESSVASAQVKSAILLAGLTTNGTTTVTEPHRSRDHTERMIRLFGGSVTVDDLTVSITGPQQLIGANIYVPGDISSAAFFLVAGAIVPNSEITLKNVGLNPTRTGIIDVLQKMGAEMTIENIRNEQTEPLGDITIRTSNLTATEISGALIPRLIDEIPIIALLATQAEGTTVIKDASELKVKETNRIDTVVTELRKLGADIKATADGMVIHGKSALKAKDVVVDSYGDHRIGMMLAIAACITQGTVCLKRPEAVAVSYPSFFDHLHSLM from the coding sequence GTGCAACCATTGCGAACCAATATTTCATCATTACGAGGAACCATCAATGTTCCAGGGGATAAATCGATTTCCCATCGCGCTGTGATGCTTGGAGCAATTGCTAATGGAACAACGACCATCGCGAATTTTTTACAGGGAGAAGATTGTTTAAGTACGATCGATTGTTTTCGAAAATTGGGAGTGTCGATTGAGCAAAACGGAAGCGATGTTGTTGTCGAAGGAAAGGGATTAAAAGGTCTTAAGGAGCCATCTGACATTTTAAATGTTGGCAATTCCGGGACAACGGCAAGATTATTGCTCGGGATTCTAGCGGGATGTCCGTTCCATTCTTGCTTAATTGGCGATGAATCGATCGCCAAGCGGCCGATGGGCAGAGTGACAAAGCCGCTAAAAATGATGGGTGCGCACATTGACGGCCGCGAGCATGGGAACTATACCCCGTTATCCATTCGCGGCGGCGAACTTCAGCCCATTCATTACGAGTCTTCTGTCGCGAGCGCACAAGTGAAGTCGGCGATTTTATTGGCGGGATTGACAACAAATGGAACTACGACAGTAACGGAACCTCATCGTTCTCGCGATCATACCGAACGAATGATTCGGTTGTTCGGTGGAAGCGTAACAGTGGACGACCTTACAGTTTCCATTACCGGACCGCAGCAGCTAATAGGCGCAAATATATACGTTCCGGGAGATATTTCGTCGGCAGCCTTTTTCTTAGTAGCTGGCGCAATTGTACCAAACAGCGAAATTACGTTAAAAAATGTCGGGCTCAATCCGACAAGAACGGGAATTATCGATGTGCTGCAAAAAATGGGTGCGGAAATGACGATCGAAAACATTCGTAACGAGCAAACAGAACCGCTTGGCGATATTACCATTCGCACCTCCAATTTAACAGCGACGGAAATCAGCGGCGCTCTTATTCCGCGATTAATCGACGAAATCCCGATCATTGCCTTGCTTGCAACACAGGCGGAAGGTACGACCGTTATTAAAGATGCGAGCGAATTGAAAGTGAAGGAAACGAATCGAATTGATACGGTTGTGACAGAGCTGCGAAAACTTGGCGCGGATATTAAAGCGACAGCTGATGGCATGGTCATTCATGGAAAATCAGCGTTAAAGGCAAAGGACGTTGTCGTTGATAGCTACGGTGATCACCGTATTGGCATGATGCTAGCGATTGCTGCCTGCATTACGCAAGGAACTGTCTGTTTAAAACGTCCAGAAGCGGTGGCAGTCTCTTATCCATCGTTTTTTGATCATCTTCATTCCTTAATGTAG
- a CDS encoding prephenate dehydrogenase, with protein sequence MEGNVFVVGLGLIGGSMALAIKKAHPNAVIIGYDVNENELKLARSLKVIDEIASSLEQGLRQADLIILATPVMQTEKILAEMPFSVLKENVIVTDVGSTKQRIVKHAKQLGKQGITFIGGHPMAGSHKSGVAAARAHLFENAFYVLTPTNDVAARDVERLKEWLKGTKAQFVVLSPEEHDRITGVISHFPHIIAASLVHQAQQYEKENPLVSRLAAGGFRDITRIASSNPEMWRDIFIHNKDEMLALFDGWISEMQKLRSIVEEENSEAIYRYFLQAKQFRDGLPARTKGAIPSFYDLYVDVPDYPGVISEITGYLAKEQISITNIRIIETREEIYGVLRLSFQSEEDRAKAKACIQRHTNYETYEV encoded by the coding sequence TTGGAAGGAAACGTCTTTGTTGTTGGACTTGGTTTAATCGGTGGTTCGATGGCGCTAGCGATAAAAAAAGCGCATCCGAACGCCGTCATTATCGGATATGATGTAAATGAGAATGAGCTGAAACTTGCTCGTTCATTAAAAGTGATTGATGAAATTGCTTCTTCCCTTGAACAAGGGTTGAGACAGGCTGATCTAATCATTTTAGCCACTCCTGTTATGCAAACGGAAAAAATCTTGGCGGAGATGCCTTTCAGTGTATTAAAAGAAAATGTAATTGTCACGGATGTTGGAAGCACAAAGCAACGAATTGTCAAACATGCAAAACAGTTAGGAAAGCAAGGAATAACGTTTATCGGCGGCCATCCGATGGCAGGTTCGCATAAAAGCGGCGTTGCTGCAGCAAGGGCGCATTTGTTTGAAAACGCCTTTTACGTTTTGACGCCGACGAATGATGTAGCGGCAAGGGATGTGGAACGGCTAAAAGAGTGGCTAAAGGGAACGAAAGCACAGTTTGTTGTGCTATCGCCAGAAGAACATGATCGCATTACTGGAGTGATTAGCCATTTTCCGCATATTATTGCAGCAAGTCTTGTCCATCAAGCACAACAGTATGAAAAAGAAAATCCGCTTGTCAGCCGTCTTGCCGCAGGGGGGTTCCGCGATATTACGCGCATCGCTTCAAGCAACCCGGAAATGTGGCGCGATATTTTTATACATAATAAAGACGAAATGTTGGCGCTATTTGATGGCTGGATTTCAGAGATGCAAAAGCTTCGTTCCATTGTGGAAGAGGAAAATAGCGAAGCGATTTACCGGTATTTTTTACAAGCAAAACAATTTCGCGACGGGCTTCCAGCGCGAACGAAAGGGGCAATTCCATCTTTTTACGATCTATATGTCGATGTTCCTGATTATCCTGGGGTTATTTCCGAAATTACCGGCTATCTTGCAAAAGAACAAATTAGCATAACAAATATTCGTATTATTGAGACAAGGGAAGAAATTTACGGTGTGCTCCGCCTTAGCTTTCAAAGCGAGGAAGATCGGGCGAAGGCGAAAGCCTGTATTCAAAGACATACGAATTACGAAACATATGAAGTGTAA
- the hisC gene encoding histidinol-phosphate transaminase, which translates to MEIKTQLRGLPPYQPGKSIEEVKREYGLTDIIKLASNENPYGCSPAVKEAVMKQLDHLAIYPDGYARLLREKVATHLGVNETQLIFGNGSDEVVQIICRAFLSPNTNTVMAAPTFPQYRHNAVIEGAEIREIPLVDGRHDLEAMLNAIDEQTRVVWICNPNNPTGTYVNEQELTSFLERVPSHVLAVLDEAYYEYATANDYPQTVPLLRQYDNLMILRTFSKAYGLAALRVGYGIASETLIREIEPAREPFNTSSVAQAAAIAALDDQAFIRECVEKNKQGLETFYRFCEENGLRYYPSQANFILIDFGIEGNEVFQYLLERGIIVRSGNALGFPTSVRITVGSKEQNERIIHALTQMLKEKQLI; encoded by the coding sequence ATGGAAATTAAAACACAGTTGCGGGGGCTTCCCCCTTATCAGCCGGGAAAATCTATTGAAGAAGTAAAACGAGAGTATGGGCTTACTGATATTATTAAACTAGCATCCAATGAAAATCCATATGGTTGTTCACCTGCTGTGAAAGAGGCGGTGATGAAACAATTAGATCATCTTGCCATTTATCCCGATGGATACGCACGTCTGTTGCGCGAAAAAGTTGCCACACATTTAGGGGTCAACGAAACGCAGCTTATTTTCGGCAACGGGTCGGATGAAGTCGTGCAAATTATTTGCCGCGCGTTTTTATCTCCGAATACGAATACGGTGATGGCTGCACCGACGTTTCCACAATATCGTCATAACGCGGTGATTGAAGGGGCGGAAATTCGTGAAATTCCGCTGGTGGATGGGCGACATGATCTAGAAGCAATGCTGAATGCAATTGATGAACAAACGCGCGTCGTTTGGATATGCAACCCGAACAACCCGACAGGGACGTATGTGAACGAGCAGGAATTAACCTCTTTCCTTGAGCGAGTTCCTAGCCATGTCCTTGCCGTTTTGGATGAGGCGTATTATGAATACGCAACGGCGAATGATTATCCGCAAACCGTTCCACTTCTCCGCCAATATGATAATTTAATGATTTTGCGTACGTTTTCAAAAGCATACGGTTTAGCAGCGCTGCGGGTTGGATACGGTATTGCCAGCGAAACGCTCATTCGTGAGATCGAACCGGCGCGCGAGCCATTTAATACATCAAGCGTCGCGCAGGCAGCTGCCATTGCTGCTTTAGATGATCAAGCATTCATTCGCGAATGTGTCGAAAAAAATAAACAAGGGTTAGAGACGTTTTATCGTTTTTGTGAGGAAAACGGGCTACGCTATTATCCGTCACAAGCGAACTTTATTTTAATTGATTTTGGTATCGAGGGAAACGAAGTGTTTCAATATTTGCTTGAGCGGGGCATCATCGTTCGCTCCGGCAATGCGCTCGGTTTTCCGACATCGGTGCGCATCACGGTTGGTTCCAAAGAGCAAAACGAACGAATCATTCATGCATTAACGCAAATGTTGAAAGAAAAGCAGCTTATATAA
- the trpA gene encoding tryptophan synthase subunit alpha, whose product MLQKEETALQLLTVTKPMFIPFIVAGDPRPDITIELALALQEAGADILELGVPYSDPLADGPIIQRAAKRALRQQMTLKKAIELVPEMRKKGVKIPIILFTYYNPVLQLGEESFFALARKNEVNGILIPDLPFEESELIRKLGEATGIPLISLVAPTSKKRIEMIASNAQGFLYCVSSLGVTGVRDTLPETLNDFLTEVKRHSRVPVVVGFGISTSEQVSMLKNYCDGVVIGSALVQKIEQLNDLLQTEEKKEEALAEFRRYARSLTAPLR is encoded by the coding sequence ATGTTGCAAAAGGAGGAAACGGCATTGCAGTTGCTAACCGTAACTAAACCGATGTTTATTCCGTTTATTGTCGCCGGAGATCCCCGGCCGGATATAACGATCGAACTCGCATTGGCGCTTCAGGAAGCAGGAGCTGACATTCTTGAACTAGGCGTTCCGTATTCCGATCCGTTAGCGGACGGACCGATTATTCAACGGGCGGCAAAAAGAGCGCTTCGCCAGCAAATGACATTAAAAAAAGCAATTGAATTAGTTCCGGAAATGCGAAAAAAAGGAGTAAAAATTCCGATTATTCTCTTTACGTATTACAATCCTGTGTTACAATTAGGAGAAGAATCCTTTTTTGCTTTAGCGCGAAAAAATGAAGTGAACGGCATTTTAATTCCAGATCTGCCGTTTGAAGAAAGTGAGCTGATTCGTAAACTCGGTGAAGCGACGGGAATTCCACTTATTTCTCTCGTAGCACCGACGTCGAAAAAACGAATTGAAATGATTGCCTCCAATGCGCAAGGATTTTTATATTGCGTTTCATCACTCGGTGTGACCGGCGTGCGTGATACATTGCCGGAAACATTAAACGACTTTTTAACCGAAGTAAAGCGGCATAGCCGCGTTCCTGTCGTTGTTGGATTTGGCATTTCGACAAGCGAACAAGTTAGCATGCTAAAAAACTATTGTGACGGGGTCGTCATTGGCAGCGCGCTTGTTCAAAAAATTGAACAGCTTAACGACCTTTTGCAAACGGAAGAGAAAAAAGAGGAGGCGCTTGCCGAGTTTCGCCGTTACGCTCGCTCGCTAACAGCACCGTTGCGATAA